ttttttgtttcttatgaCTGTGTAgtaatatattttaagtaaaaataaatagtattaagtaaattaataataaaaggactagatgaagaatttgaattgtaatcaaattaagatttttatcaacttaaaaattatatgagaaaaaagataagaacaaaaattgtatctattttttttttaaatctaaaaaaattcttgtaATTTGGTGAAATCACTTGGTGCAACTACAGTTTTTAACCCCAACTTTTACAGTGAAAACACTTGGTATAACTACGGCTTCTAAGCtcactttttattatatagtatatgatataatatatatacacacaataAGGTAATAAGGTAGGAATTTATTTTCATGTGACacatagggtccgtttggatagaacttattgctgaaaactgaaaactgaaaatactgtagcaaaataatttttaaatatgtgaatagtgatgtgggacccatttgtaataaaaaattgatgaaaaagtacatgaacagtgcgcacagtacgcgcacagtgtcacacagtacgcgcacagtgcCGCACAATGCGCGCACTGCGCACATGTTCCCctctggggaaaaaaaaaaaaggcaaaacgtGAACGCGGAAATAATCTGAATCCAAATGGCCTCATAATAATGCCATTGAATCAAAAGGCTcttgaaaataaatttacaagttGGAAATATAAATGATTTCAGGTCCTTCCCGTTTGTATCGAATTGgatggaggtttttttttttttttttcttcataaaaaagATCCCAATGTTCAAGATTGTGGGCTATTTAGGGTGCTTTCCTAATTTACATAGTAAAAATACATgcacaaaaataatattgtggGCTATGTCATTTGAAGAAGGGAAATGGATATAATTTCCTATGCAATAAAAGATGGGCTACTAGAATCACGCATCCAAAAGATATAGAAATGGAGCAGCATTAGGCGCAAGCCCATGAGGCCATGACTGTTATgggatttgtttttgttcttctttctgGCCGAAAGATTATTATGGGCCTTAAGacattaaaatgtaatttgtaaaCAGCCCAGGCTCACCTCATTTCGGTGTCAAAGTGTTTTTTGCTTGCCCGTGACCCAACCCAAGTACAATCATTGATTAGAGCGTACACACATCATTCTTCAAATATAACAGCAGCATAATAAATGAATGatcaaaatacaaagaaatgACCATGTTTATTTATaagataaagtttagttacaaaattagttgtaacttaaaactacaaattaacgtaataaaataaatattattatatattttgaaaatataaccgttgaattacatgttccttacgcttttaatacacatgtcaaattttgtgtcaatcggatattatttactatataatttataaacttatattttatgcataattttaaattacaaaaacttgtaatttaaaaatttattgatgacatagctattaatctttaatttttttgaaattttgcaaacatagaagatataaaaaaaagatgtaatccaatggttgatttgtcaaaattcacctccaataaaaagatattgagtgagtttgtagcctaaggctacatcTAATTTTATAGCTGAACTTTGTCCTTATCTATAAGTTTAATCCCAATTCACTATTTATTATCTATCATGTAATGAGCTTGTTCATCATTTAACTCGTTGGGCGTGTATTTCTCCAACTTAGGATCTTAACCAAAGTTATTAattccgttccgttccggccggaatggccggaatttttcgttccggtatgcaaaccggtaTCGGGATACTCAGCGTTCCACCTCGGGCCAAATTTCGGTGGGTTTCGGTCCATTCCGGCCATTCCGGAAAATTTCGGTCAATTCCGGCCGAAAtgtgaatttcggccggtaccTGATTTGGTCtgtgggaagaaaaaaaaaaaaaaaaaaaaagaaaagtccaaACGACGCCGTTTTGGACTTAACTAAAGTCTAAAAGTAAAAACCTAATCTTCtgattcttttttctattcggctctctcttcttctctcccaTTCTTTTCTTTCACTCTCAAATACCTCTCTCACAGTCTCACTCCTTGCCGCCGCCGTGCTCGGCTCCTTGCTACTCGActccctctttctctcactctctcggATTGAAGCTCAACAGTTATTCggctctctcttctctcccatTCTTTTCTTTCACTCTCAAATACCTCTCTCACTCACTGCCGCCGCTGTGCCCACTGCTCACAGCACTCTCTCGTgactccttctttctctcactctctcggATTGAAGCTCAACAGTTCAGCTTCAGGCAGGTATTCTTTCTCTACCCTCACTCTCTCGAATTGTTTTGCATTTGATAGAAGTGTGGAGAATATCTGAGAAATTGCAAATAGGTAGATGTGTTTCCTATTTCTTAGTTTAGAATAGAATCTTGAGCAATTGTAATAATGCTTTTGCTTTCCTATTTGcaatttttgtaagaaaattttgaagtcaTTTGTtgtggatttatttttttttctctcggATTGTCATgagcttctattttttttttctcttggatATGCAATTAAGTGTACTTAAGTTAAGATATGTGATTTGTTCATTTAAGATATGTAATTTGTTTGCTCATTCACTTCatgcaaattaaattaaattttagccaCTTTGCATTTGATTGAATTTGATTACATTTCATTGAACGAGTAAACTATGGTTGATCATCATAGTTCGGCTGCTACTTCTTCGCACGTGTGGCCTCTCGCCCTTGCAAGATCGAGAGGATCCCGCATGGGCTCGTACCCGTGCGGTGCCGAACGCAAAAAATAACACTATATGTTTGTATTGTAATAAGTTGATCAAAGGGGGTGGTATTACTAGACTTAAGTATCATCTTGCTGGGATTAGGGGTCAAGTTGAATCATGTAAAGTTGTTTCATCTGATATTAGGTTTCAAATGAAACAAATGattgaagaattaaaaaaatgtaaagaaactaaaaagagGATTCAGTCAGAAATTGGGAACCCATATGGTGATCCATTTGATGttgatgaggaggaggaggaggaggatgaggTTAGGGTTGTTGAAAAGAGTCCCCCTCAAACATTAGGTAAACGAAAATCTAGGGGAAAGGATGTTGACATTGATATGAGtcaaataagagaaaagaagaaaattaaaagttattttgcTTCTAGAACAACCCCTGGTGCTCAACCCTCTATAAGAAGTGCTTTGGCTACAAAAGCAATGGTTGATAATGCAAAAATGAATGTGGCAAGATGGTGGTATCATTCTAATGTACCCTTCTATGCATCTCAATCACCCTATTATCAACTTATGATAGATTCCATTGCTTCTATTGGGCCGGGATTTAAGGGGCCTTCTTTTTATGAGTTGAGGGGACCCCTTTTGAGAAATGCTGTGCATGAAGTTAATGACTTTTTGTTAGATATAAAAAATGATTGGAAAGTATATGGATGTTCAGTGATGTCGATGGGTGGACAAATCAAAAACGGCAACCAATAATGAATTTTTGGTGTATTGTCCAAGGGGTGCTATGTTCTTGAAATCTATTGACACTTCGAGCCTTACAAAGGATGCTGAAACGTTGTTCAATATATTTGATTCGTTGTTCAAGAAATTGGCGTGGAATATATTGTGCAATTGATTACGGATAATGCTTCGCCTATAAAAAAGCTGGAAAAAAATTGCAGCGAagtatggtactttattttggTCTCCTTGTGCAGCTCATTGCATAGACTTGATGTTGGAGAATATTGCTAATCCTAAGTGGTTCCCTCTTGTTGATGAAGCAATTAAGAAGGcaaaaaagataacaaagttCATTTACAACCATGGAGTTGTTTTAGACTTGATGAGGCAAGATTTTACAAATGGAAGAGAGTTATGTCGTCCTGCAATTACAAGGTTTGCCACTAACTTCTTAAGTCTACAAAGCATGCTAAGGTTCAAAAAAGAGCTTAGACAAATGTTCACTAGTGATAAATGGCTTTCATGCCCCCATGCTAAGACCGCTGTTGGGAAGGagattagtaaaattgttttagaaGATTATTCATTTTGGTCTCAATGCACACACATAGTGAAAGTTAGTGAGCCTTTAGTTAGAGTACTTCGTCTTGTTGATGGGGATGAGAAACCTGCTATGGGGTACTTGTATGAAGCAATGGACAAAGCAAAAgaggaaataaaaagaaggttaaagaacaaagtttctttGTATGGACATTATATTAGAGTTATTGATGCTAGATGGGACAAACAACTTCATAGTCCTTTGCATGCGACGAGTTGCTTTCTTAACCACTGCAATTTACTTTAGGCCTTCATTTAAAAGGCAAAATGAAGTTCAAAGAGGGTTGCTAAGCACTCTAATGAGGTTGGTTCCCGATCGACATTCAAGACAAAATAAGTTCACAacttgatgagtacaaaagtcAATTGGTGACTTTGGCACATCACTAGCAATCCGCCAACGAGAGAGACTAAATCCAGgtaaacattaataatttaatagtatttCTATTTGCTTTCAATATGTCTAtttatcctttattttttgttattgtaagATTACATGGGCAAtgcttattttatatttttatttgttattgtaGTTTCATGGTGGGAGCAATTTGGCCTTGGAGCTCCCGATTTACAATCATTTGCCATTCGTGTGCTTAGTCAATGTTGTAGTGCAACCGGTTGTGAGAGAAATTGGAGCACATTTGAACATGTTCactcaaagaagagaaatagaTTGGAACATAAGCGAGTAAATGATTTGGTCTTTGTCCATTATAATTTGAGGCTTCGACAAAAGGTAAATTTATCATCGTTACTCATATGTAAATGAAATGTActttcaaataattataatttataaaatgttactaatgtttaataatttcattggtaGGAACATTCAAAGGAATAAGTATGCATTAGATCCTATAAGCTTGGATAACATTGACTTGATGGGAGATTGGGTGGCTGAAGAACCTGCACTTCTTAATCCGGATGACGTAAATTGGGATTGTCTTAATGAACCGAGCGGCCATAGGGAATGTGGAAGAGGATGCTGAACTTGAAActattgatgttgatgatgatgatgacaacaaTGAACATGACTTGACAAATCTTCCAATGGGTGTTGGTGGTTCTTATGGGAgttcttttgatgatgaatttgatccttctctcatggatgatgatgaggaggactaatattatgttataaattttattggcttattagttattaattattatgggtttatgtaatgagtaatgacttgttataaatcttcctattgtttgatgttgtattgaggtttaagacataagagttaagacttaatgttttgtattatttgatgtttagttattgtcttgtaaatcttcttgttgtgtgatgttaaatagatgttatTATTGAcatttaagacttaagagttaagactaaatgatttgtattatttgaaacttagttatttatttattagaattgacaattttatgttttacaaaaatatatataatttaatttttagaaacccgaaacaccttaaaacggtacgccgaaatcggccggtaccgaaatattccattccactggacaaaccgaaacggggtccgaaacggtattaataacaatgatCTTAACTCATCTCTTCCATCTTTCTGTGAGTCTTTTGTAAGGAAGTTGATGAATCAGTTCCCTTTTTTtgtctctgatttttttttttttgggtttggtccTTCTTACTTATcagtaaaaaaaagtttatccTAGTTTAATTCCCTGCCTTGATTGCATTTTCTAGAAGACTATAACAACATTAACTGTACAGTAACCtctttacacatttttttcccCACTCCTATGTAACactttttgtcttcttttgcTAAGTTCACTCCTatgtaaccatttttttttctccaggGAATACTCTGGTGTAACTCAAGATACTAGAATTgggaacttaaaaaaaaaaaaaaactattcctAGAGGCACAACCCTCATGTcccaaataatataaaatacacaaattaaatttaatcagCAAACGTAGAGCTTACAAGTTACAATTGactcagaaaaagaaaaatcaagttACATAGTGGTAAGCTGTTTTGAATACATAATTTggatataaaaatatatcatacccGGATTTGgtcattattttctatttaaagaaaatgtaattttttcactcactgtgtgggcctttttttgCAAGTGTCAGGCTGGGCCGCCCGCTGCTATACTAGgcccaaaattttcttctagGTTGAGGAGTTGGGATCGGTCCGAGAACAAACCTTCCTGAtccggcttgtgcacaaacaatGCCTTTTGATGATCAGATCTTTGCGGCAGGCAGAACTATCACGTTAGCTACAGCAAGCagatatgataaaaaaaaaaagaaacagaaaataatAGAGATTTAAGCAATATAGTCAGTAGGCCTTAATGAAGGGTGGCCGTTTTACACTATAGTATCAAAATAATGAATGTTAGATGGAGAGTCAGGAGCgtattaaagaaacaaatgtTAGCTTGCCGCGATGGGCTGTTTTACAGAGCTTACGTCAGGAAAGGGAATCACTCCCTCAATGTGACTAATTTCTCTGAAGggaaattaactgctttgaagGAACGGGCCTAAGTGACTTTGGTTGATCgagatttttgtttggttaacaAAGCATGACTTGGAAGGGGAGAGGGAGATTAATCCATTCGATGCATGCCAATCACTCCATTCACTCTGTTTCTTTCTTGCttctgttttctcttttttttttttcttttcgttttcaGCGTTCTCTTATTCCCCTGTTTTCTATAATTCTTGCCACTATTTTTACAGAGGTTCcttctctccccccccccccccgttTTTTCATCCCCCTCCTCGTTCACTGTAGGACTTCTTATATAGGGCCAGCCGTGCCTGGTTTTTTACCATTTTGGCccttaaccgtttttgtctGGCATGGGCTTCTTTGCCGACCGTCACTGACTGGTCAGTCACCCAGCTAGAGTCACCCAGCCAGTGCCACCCTGCCTTAGTCAGAGAATGCCTTTTTGTTTTGCTCACCCCCTGCGGCATTCCTACTTACCACGGAGTGAGTACTCCCCTTCCCTTTACCCCTTACGGCATGCACCTGGTGGTTCCCATTCAACCTTGCCTCTTTTGGTTCGCATGCCTtcccagcaggacattgctTCCAAAAGGGCTTGAGCAGGAAACACAAAATGGGTAttccccctccccaccgccagaacatacccccttacctctgacccatgacctcaccatttcctgtATTGGTTAGGTACAGGCTAGTGGTG
The sequence above is drawn from the Castanea sativa cultivar Marrone di Chiusa Pesio chromosome 5, ASM4071231v1 genome and encodes:
- the LOC142635638 gene encoding uncharacterized protein LOC142635638, encoding MIEELKKCKETKKRIQSEIGNPYGDPFDVDEEEEEEDEVRVVEKSPPQTLGKRKSRGKDVDIDMSQIREKKKIKSYFASRTTPGAQPSIRSALATKAMVDNAKMNVARWWYHSNVPFYASQSPYYQLMIDSIASIGPGFKGPSFYELRGPLLRNAVHEVNDFLLDIKNDWKVYGCSVMSMGGQIKNAHCIDLMLENIANPKWFPLVDEAIKKAKKITKFIYNHGVVLDLMRQDFTNGRELCRPAITRFATNFLSLQSMLRFKKELRQMFTSDKWLSCPHAKTAVGKEISKIVLEDYSFWSQCTHIVKVSEPLVRVLRLVDGDEKPAMGYLYEAMDKAKEEIKRRLKNKFHGGSNLALELPIYNHLPFVCLVNVVVQPVVREIGAHLNMFTQRREIDWNISENIQRNKYALDPISLDNIDLMGDWVAEEPALLNPDDVNWDCLNEPSGHRECGRGC